A region of Polynucleobacter sp. JS-Mosq-20-D10 DNA encodes the following proteins:
- a CDS encoding M23 family metallopeptidase, with product MKKIAGQLPYLLRNVINVAGVSLIVLISSAQAQQASEASKASKTPQIKPKAVSTSTKQAGIQLKDNSLNRPSKSMNFNPELFKRIESTYNNESGANLDYRVQRGCLRRSFKEENLPATLGVDNRELNEFFKSQTKGFFNRMRGTCIPYALALGNRNRFESLSVMNGPIQDAKTEIWTFTPSAAGNFLIQQDYLRDESKRFTEVQLPLSAVLYDPKKVGDKLPVELVWELNSIIKQIYPEENNVLESTNSIVRLIVDFGDKERWAQIWAAEIIEPSSGEVFASAFWVERSDIPGGFYTASRESIERTFWTNPLSYRRISRGVGSVRASSKKAAPQKNGSATVAAPKQRYRTHMGIDYSAPIGTPIFSVATGKVVHLGFSGAFGNLIILEHPGNYRTYYAHLSNYNAELEVGNEVRRGLEIGYVGSTGRSTGPHLHFELRKDGVYVDPYAVKTQLDLWNMRDSDSGLLTREILLLGTPPIN from the coding sequence GTGAAAAAAATAGCGGGCCAATTACCTTACTTATTGAGAAACGTCATCAACGTTGCCGGAGTCTCTCTGATCGTATTGATTTCAAGCGCGCAAGCACAACAAGCAAGTGAAGCAAGTAAGGCTAGCAAAACCCCTCAGATAAAACCAAAAGCTGTTAGCACTAGTACTAAGCAGGCCGGCATTCAGCTAAAAGACAATTCACTCAATCGCCCTAGCAAGAGTATGAACTTCAATCCTGAATTATTTAAACGGATCGAGAGTACATACAACAATGAAAGTGGTGCGAATCTGGACTATCGCGTCCAGCGCGGTTGCCTACGTCGTAGCTTTAAAGAGGAGAATCTTCCAGCTACCCTAGGCGTGGACAATCGAGAATTGAATGAGTTCTTCAAATCTCAAACTAAAGGTTTTTTTAATCGAATGCGGGGCACTTGCATTCCTTATGCATTGGCTTTGGGTAACCGCAACCGCTTCGAATCCTTAAGCGTAATGAATGGCCCGATACAGGATGCCAAGACTGAGATTTGGACTTTTACACCATCAGCAGCGGGTAACTTCTTAATTCAGCAGGACTACCTTAGAGATGAGTCCAAGCGCTTTACGGAAGTCCAATTGCCCCTGAGCGCAGTTTTGTATGATCCCAAAAAAGTGGGTGATAAATTACCTGTTGAACTGGTTTGGGAGCTGAACTCCATCATCAAGCAAATTTACCCCGAAGAAAATAATGTTCTTGAAAGTACGAATAGCATTGTTCGTTTGATTGTGGATTTTGGCGATAAGGAACGTTGGGCTCAAATTTGGGCGGCGGAAATCATTGAACCGTCTTCTGGTGAAGTATTTGCCAGCGCTTTTTGGGTCGAAAGAAGTGATATCCCGGGGGGCTTTTATACCGCCAGCAGAGAATCGATTGAACGCACCTTTTGGACTAATCCCCTGAGCTATCGACGCATCTCCCGCGGCGTAGGTAGCGTAAGAGCATCAAGCAAAAAAGCTGCGCCACAAAAGAACGGTAGCGCTACTGTCGCCGCTCCTAAGCAAAGATATCGAACCCATATGGGAATTGATTATTCGGCGCCAATTGGGACGCCAATCTTTAGCGTAGCCACAGGCAAGGTAGTGCATTTGGGCTTCAGTGGCGCGTTTGGCAACCTCATCATCCTCGAGCATCCTGGTAACTACCGCACCTACTATGCCCATTTGAGCAACTACAACGCAGAACTGGAAGTGGGTAATGAAGTACGGCGTGGTCTAGAGATTGGCTATGTCGGATCGACTGGACGCTCCACTGGCCCCCATCTCCATTTTGAACTGAGAAAGGATGGGGTCTATGTTGATCCCTACGCCGTAAAAACTCAGCTGGATTTGTGGAATATGCGCGATAGCGATAGTGGATTACTAACCCGAGAAATTCTACTGCTGGGTACACCACCGATCAACTAA
- a CDS encoding universal stress protein has translation MFKHLLVPVDGSDVSKKSLKKVAELAKVDKAAVTLVYVSDPLPPMVYSDSSMGYGISQKDHKKVCEAYAKDVFKKASLLLGATVKVSVLHVSNSNLSEGILDAAKKSKSDVIVMASHKRTGIKSLLLGSETHELIVHSKIPVLVLG, from the coding sequence ATGTTCAAGCATTTATTAGTGCCAGTTGATGGTTCAGATGTGAGTAAAAAGTCCTTAAAAAAGGTGGCTGAGCTTGCAAAGGTAGATAAAGCTGCAGTGACATTGGTTTATGTTTCTGATCCATTGCCGCCGATGGTGTATTCCGATAGCTCTATGGGTTACGGAATTTCTCAAAAAGACCATAAGAAGGTCTGCGAAGCTTATGCCAAAGATGTCTTCAAAAAGGCCTCTCTTTTATTAGGTGCCACCGTAAAAGTAAGCGTCCTTCATGTCTCTAATAGCAATCTATCAGAGGGTATTTTGGATGCCGCTAAGAAATCGAAGTCTGACGTGATTGTGATGGCCTCACACAAGCGTACCGGCATTAAGAGTCTCTTATTGGGTAGCGAAACGCACGAGCTTATTGTGCATTCCAAGATACCGGTATTGGTACTTGGTTAA
- a CDS encoding DUF2177 family protein translates to MLKYFAVYFSFLILLIVIDLIWLLGIAKNLYRDEMGSLMASEPKLWAGLVFYLLYALGASIFVIFPAISKQSWIYAAQYGALFGFFCYMTYDLTNLAVIRDFPMRLAFVDITWGSAVTALSATIAYWVGNRMA, encoded by the coding sequence TTGCTCAAGTACTTTGCAGTGTATTTTTCATTTCTAATACTACTGATCGTCATCGATTTAATTTGGCTTCTTGGCATTGCTAAGAATCTCTATCGTGACGAGATGGGTTCGCTCATGGCTAGTGAGCCAAAATTGTGGGCAGGACTAGTCTTTTATCTCTTATACGCGCTTGGGGCATCGATTTTCGTGATCTTTCCAGCGATTTCAAAACAGTCCTGGATATATGCGGCGCAGTATGGGGCCCTATTTGGCTTCTTTTGCTACATGACTTACGATCTAACCAATCTTGCAGTAATTCGTGACTTTCCCATGCGCTTGGCATTTGTAGACATTACCTGGGGATCTGCTGTTACAGCGCTATCCGCAACTATCGCCTACTGGGTTGGCAATCGGATGGCTTAA
- a CDS encoding SulP family inorganic anion transporter codes for MRFFHPKLLDSLKGYNSVLFSKDILAGITVGIVALPLAMAFAIASGLKPEAGIFTAIIAGGLISVLGGSRVQIGGPAGAFIVIVYGIVEHYGVANLLLATVMSGVFLFLMGLFRLGTLIRFIPIAVIIGFTNGIAVLIGLSQVKEFFGLQITKMPAEFFQAVQTLYAAADTVNPVALIISIGTLAFLITWRVFQKQLGYLDHLPGTVIAMAAATIVTSAFNLPVDTIGSRFGGIPSGLPSFEWIPISWSTAQFVIAPAITLALLGAIESLLCARIADGLIHDRHESNQELMAQGAANVVTPFFGGMPATGTIARTVTNIQSGASTPIAGVVHSITLLVIILFGAPLAKNIPLASLAAILMFIAWNMGEWRKFADLKQFRLPYRLTMLSVFFLTIVLDLTIAIQVGLMLAFVTFIYRISSLSRYEPVNLTDFPELKEYQGTIAAFRIYGAIFFGAVKILENIENELPSKVLILDLKNVIYIDVSGMDAVLELEAVCKNRNIKLIVCGLAHQPYEMATRAGLLDRLPVDCIYPDLQQCIAGAIR; via the coding sequence ATGCGTTTTTTTCACCCCAAACTACTCGACTCCCTCAAGGGCTATAACAGCGTCCTGTTCAGCAAAGATATATTGGCAGGCATCACGGTTGGGATAGTTGCACTACCTTTAGCAATGGCATTTGCGATTGCTAGCGGACTCAAGCCGGAAGCTGGCATCTTCACCGCCATCATTGCTGGTGGGTTAATTTCTGTCTTAGGCGGCAGTCGAGTACAAATTGGTGGGCCAGCTGGCGCATTCATCGTCATCGTTTACGGCATTGTTGAACACTATGGCGTTGCTAATTTACTCCTAGCAACTGTAATGTCTGGTGTATTTTTATTTCTAATGGGTCTCTTTCGGCTGGGGACATTAATTCGCTTTATTCCAATCGCGGTCATTATTGGTTTTACCAACGGCATCGCTGTGCTAATCGGCCTATCTCAAGTAAAAGAATTTTTTGGTCTTCAAATTACTAAAATGCCTGCTGAGTTTTTTCAAGCAGTCCAAACTCTGTATGCTGCTGCCGACACGGTTAACCCTGTCGCTTTAATAATATCGATCGGAACCCTCGCCTTTCTGATTACTTGGAGAGTCTTTCAAAAACAGCTTGGCTATCTTGATCACCTTCCAGGTACTGTCATTGCTATGGCTGCGGCCACCATAGTGACGAGTGCATTTAACCTTCCGGTAGATACCATCGGCAGTCGTTTTGGCGGCATACCCTCTGGTCTACCCAGCTTTGAATGGATCCCCATTAGCTGGAGTACCGCTCAATTTGTAATTGCGCCAGCAATTACTCTCGCCCTGCTTGGGGCGATTGAGTCGCTACTGTGTGCCCGGATTGCTGATGGCCTGATTCATGATCGTCACGAGTCCAATCAGGAGCTGATGGCTCAGGGTGCTGCCAATGTAGTCACTCCATTCTTTGGTGGCATGCCAGCTACAGGAACCATTGCTAGAACAGTCACCAATATACAGAGCGGAGCAAGTACCCCAATTGCCGGGGTCGTTCACTCGATCACCTTGCTAGTGATTATTTTATTTGGAGCCCCGCTGGCAAAAAATATTCCTCTGGCTAGCCTAGCTGCCATCCTCATGTTTATTGCTTGGAATATGGGTGAATGGAGAAAGTTTGCAGACCTCAAGCAATTTCGACTGCCTTATCGCCTAACGATGTTGAGCGTATTTTTTCTAACTATCGTGTTAGACCTCACTATCGCAATACAAGTGGGGTTAATGCTTGCTTTCGTTACCTTCATTTATCGCATCTCGAGTTTGTCACGCTATGAACCCGTCAATCTCACCGATTTTCCAGAGCTAAAGGAGTATCAGGGCACTATTGCTGCATTCAGAATTTATGGCGCTATCTTTTTCGGCGCAGTCAAAATTCTGGAGAACATTGAAAACGAATTACCCTCCAAAGTATTGATACTTGATCTTAAGAATGTGATCTACATCGACGTTTCCGGAATGGATGCCGTACTTGAACTTGAAGCAGTTTGTAAAAATCGCAACATTAAGCTCATAGTTTGTGGGCTAGCCCATCAACCCTACGAGATGGCCACTCGAGCAGGCCTCTTAGATCGCCTGCCTGTTGATTGCATCTACCCAGACCTACAACAGTGTATCGCGGGAGCAATCAGATAA
- a CDS encoding sulfite exporter TauE/SafE family protein codes for MLTASLLLAVFLGALVSGWHCALMCGGIAAAVERQGNSSGATSIPLQSKSELFYLQLIMHAGRLMTYVLLGALAAWAGAVLWQQNIMPIQRPLFAITSLLLLAMSLSLLRPRSKSPLLLGRWLGTKMATYWAQYLGGFTGRSSRWFSGMVWGLVPCGLVYSVLPLAFLSGDVLTGAALMLAFGLGTLPNLLLISKFSAALAQLSQYAVVRYIAAGLLLSAALFGLYRAWYLPEALLKVGFCIS; via the coding sequence ATGCTGACTGCTAGTCTTCTATTGGCGGTCTTCTTGGGTGCTCTAGTCAGTGGGTGGCACTGCGCTTTGATGTGCGGCGGCATTGCTGCAGCAGTGGAGCGTCAAGGCAACTCTAGTGGAGCAACCTCTATTCCATTGCAAAGTAAGTCTGAGCTATTTTATCTTCAGCTCATCATGCACGCTGGACGTTTGATGACCTATGTTTTGCTTGGTGCCTTGGCTGCTTGGGCTGGTGCAGTTCTTTGGCAGCAAAATATAATGCCTATTCAGCGCCCTTTGTTTGCCATCACATCACTTCTTTTGTTGGCAATGAGTTTGAGTCTTTTACGTCCAAGATCAAAGAGTCCTCTCTTGCTAGGGAGGTGGCTTGGCACAAAAATGGCTACGTATTGGGCTCAATATTTAGGGGGTTTTACAGGCCGCTCATCTCGCTGGTTTAGTGGGATGGTGTGGGGCTTAGTTCCCTGTGGTTTGGTCTACAGTGTTTTACCGCTCGCCTTTTTATCAGGGGATGTCTTAACAGGCGCAGCGCTGATGCTGGCATTTGGCCTAGGTACCTTACCTAATCTGTTGCTGATTTCAAAATTTTCAGCGGCTCTGGCACAACTGAGTCAATATGCTGTGGTGAGATATATTGCTGCAGGTCTTTTGTTGTCAGCTGCACTATTTGGACTTTATCGCGCCTGGTATTTGCCGGAAGCTTTACTTAAAGTTGGTTTCTGTATCAGTTAA
- a CDS encoding helix-turn-helix domain-containing protein produces the protein MNYTNSDVPSGKCSVCVLGQFCLPVGISPSDIAKIDSLVKERVHLQKGESLYRHGDPLSAVYSIRFGTLKTEYGLEDGRQQVIGFHLPGEILGLDGIGEGNYQSEAIALEESDVCIIRYEAFEDLARQIPELQKQFHRILSRELTQDQRHLLSLGSLRAEERLATFLLNLSQRLAARGYLNNEFDLRMSRVEIGSYLGIQIETVSRMLSRFAESGLIQIKQRHIKLIDVDGLYELAGIPNPERTVQIKPYA, from the coding sequence ATGAATTACACCAACTCAGATGTCCCTAGTGGCAAATGCTCAGTCTGTGTACTGGGTCAGTTTTGCTTGCCTGTGGGAATTAGTCCATCTGACATTGCCAAGATTGACTCCCTCGTAAAAGAGCGGGTTCACCTACAAAAAGGTGAAAGTCTCTACCGCCATGGTGATCCACTTTCTGCGGTCTACAGCATTCGTTTTGGCACCCTCAAGACAGAGTATGGCTTAGAAGATGGGCGTCAACAAGTTATTGGCTTTCATCTACCCGGCGAGATCTTAGGGCTTGATGGTATCGGTGAGGGCAACTATCAATCTGAAGCGATTGCTCTGGAAGAGAGTGATGTTTGCATTATTCGCTATGAGGCATTTGAGGACTTAGCACGCCAAATTCCAGAACTACAAAAGCAATTTCACCGCATTCTGAGTCGTGAACTCACACAAGATCAGCGTCACCTACTCTCACTTGGTAGTTTGCGTGCAGAGGAGCGTTTAGCGACCTTCCTCCTAAATCTTTCTCAACGCCTGGCTGCGAGAGGCTACCTCAATAATGAATTTGATTTGCGCATGAGTCGAGTAGAAATTGGCAGCTATCTCGGCATTCAGATTGAAACGGTGAGTCGAATGCTTTCACGCTTTGCCGAATCAGGACTAATTCAAATTAAACAGCGTCATATCAAGCTCATTGATGTGGACGGACTGTATGAACTAGCCGGTATCCCAAACCCAGAACGTACAGTTCAGATCAAACCATACGCCTAG
- a CDS encoding FixH family protein, which translates to MSEHEINKPWFKQLWPWLLISGPAVAAIGCVITIYLAVNLYADKPVRDGVVKHGLKVEQDRK; encoded by the coding sequence ATGTCAGAACACGAAATAAATAAACCGTGGTTCAAGCAGCTCTGGCCCTGGCTACTGATCAGTGGCCCAGCAGTTGCTGCCATTGGCTGTGTGATTACTATTTATTTGGCGGTCAATCTCTATGCAGATAAGCCAGTACGAGATGGTGTTGTGAAGCACGGACTCAAAGTGGAGCAGGACCGCAAATGA
- the ccoG gene encoding cytochrome c oxidase accessory protein CcoG, protein MSDHSPVGKPIPIDVIEESLYEIRRKIYPRSVSGLFARWRLILVFATQLLFYGLPWITWNDRQAVLFDLIQRKFYIFGLVLWPQDVIYLTLLLILSALALFLFTAIAGRLFCGYACPQTVYTEIFMWIERKVEGDRFARIRLDGQEWPWGIHKWRLKITKHFLWLLIAFWTGFTFIGYFTPIETLSAAILHLSLGPWQTFWLCFYSFATWGNAGFMREQVCKYMCPYARFQSVMVDKDTFLVTYDKIRGEPRGSRNKSADHATLGLGDCVDCSICVQVCPTGIDIRDGLQYMCIGCGACIDACDQVMEKVDYPKGLIRYTTERAIEEKESNQSAIRHILRPRVLIYIAFITVLTSAFLISLVTRNPLRVDVMRDRGALAREVEGVRIENIYRIQIMNASENHMNVQLKASGLSDLRILNSQGELVTGIAVGPASNLLIPVKVSTTVGLHEPGNYPIHFDVIGQEVSGSELIVRMRDEKSSFIIPR, encoded by the coding sequence GTGTCAGATCATTCGCCCGTAGGAAAGCCTATTCCTATAGATGTCATCGAGGAATCTCTTTACGAGATCCGGCGAAAGATTTACCCACGATCTGTTAGTGGCTTATTTGCTCGTTGGCGTCTCATCTTAGTATTTGCAACGCAATTATTGTTTTATGGTCTGCCTTGGATTACTTGGAATGATCGTCAAGCGGTACTATTCGATTTAATTCAGCGTAAGTTTTATATCTTCGGCCTTGTACTGTGGCCACAGGATGTCATTTATCTGACGCTCCTATTAATTCTCTCTGCCTTAGCTCTCTTTTTATTTACGGCTATTGCGGGCCGATTATTTTGTGGCTACGCTTGTCCCCAAACGGTCTATACCGAAATTTTTATGTGGATCGAGCGTAAAGTTGAGGGCGATCGTTTTGCCCGGATTCGCTTAGATGGACAAGAGTGGCCTTGGGGTATTCATAAGTGGCGCCTCAAAATTACTAAGCACTTCCTGTGGCTTTTGATTGCTTTTTGGACTGGGTTTACTTTCATTGGCTATTTCACCCCAATTGAAACGCTCAGTGCCGCAATCTTGCATCTTTCTTTGGGGCCATGGCAAACCTTTTGGCTGTGTTTCTATAGCTTTGCTACTTGGGGTAACGCGGGTTTCATGCGTGAGCAAGTCTGTAAATATATGTGCCCATATGCACGCTTCCAAAGTGTGATGGTAGACAAGGATACTTTCTTGGTTACCTACGATAAGATACGTGGTGAGCCAAGGGGTAGTCGTAATAAGTCAGCAGATCATGCAACTCTGGGTCTAGGTGATTGCGTAGATTGCAGTATTTGTGTGCAAGTCTGCCCAACCGGAATTGATATCCGAGATGGTCTGCAATACATGTGTATTGGTTGCGGTGCCTGCATTGATGCTTGTGATCAAGTAATGGAAAAGGTAGATTATCCAAAGGGTTTGATTCGGTATACAACCGAGCGCGCTATTGAAGAAAAAGAAAGCAATCAAAGTGCAATACGTCATATCTTACGACCACGTGTTTTGATCTACATTGCTTTTATTACCGTACTCACTAGCGCCTTCTTAATCTCATTAGTCACCCGAAATCCTTTGAGGGTTGATGTGATGCGTGATCGTGGAGCATTGGCTCGCGAAGTGGAGGGCGTACGTATTGAAAACATCTACCGCATTCAGATTATGAATGCATCAGAAAATCATATGAATGTTCAGCTCAAGGCAAGCGGCTTATCGGATTTAAGAATACTCAATTCTCAAGGAGAGTTGGTCACGGGGATTGCAGTAGGTCCAGCCAGTAATCTGTTGATTCCAGTGAAAGTAAGTACTACCGTAGGTTTGCATGAGCCCGGTAATTATCCAATTCACTTTGATGTGATTGGGCAAGAAGTATCTGGCAGTGAGTTGATTGTCAGAATGCGCGATGAAAAATCGAGTTTTATTATTCCCCGCTAA
- the ccoP gene encoding cytochrome-c oxidase, cbb3-type subunit III codes for MSDFFSSGWSNYIALVSLVGIVWCIWLLASQRKAKVIHTVDGAVADTGHVWDGDLRELNNPLPRWWAWMFLLSCIFGLVYLVLFPGLGSFPGVVGYTTDGALMSSMTEANDELKPVYAKYVQMDIEQVAADPKAREMGQRLFLNSCAQCHGSDAGGAKGFPNLTDGDWLYGGSPENIKTTLINGRNGVMPAYGHLETAQIVDLANYVRSLSGLPADETKVAGGAEVFKSNCVACHGVDGKGNIALGAPNLTDKTWLYGGSEATIVETLTKGRMAMMPSQDKVLSPEKIHLLTAYVWGLSNNKTTAAK; via the coding sequence ATGAGTGATTTTTTTAGTAGCGGTTGGAGTAATTACATCGCGCTAGTTTCATTAGTCGGTATTGTTTGGTGTATCTGGCTTCTGGCTTCACAACGTAAGGCCAAGGTAATTCATACGGTAGATGGTGCAGTAGCGGATACAGGCCATGTTTGGGATGGCGATTTGCGTGAGCTCAATAATCCATTGCCGCGCTGGTGGGCTTGGATGTTCTTACTATCTTGCATCTTTGGCTTGGTCTACCTGGTTTTATTTCCGGGTTTGGGTTCATTTCCAGGGGTGGTTGGCTATACCACTGACGGTGCTTTGATGAGCTCCATGACGGAGGCTAATGATGAGTTGAAGCCGGTGTACGCTAAATACGTGCAAATGGATATCGAGCAAGTTGCCGCTGATCCCAAGGCGCGCGAAATGGGTCAACGTTTGTTCTTAAACTCCTGTGCTCAGTGCCATGGTTCAGATGCGGGCGGCGCAAAAGGCTTCCCTAATTTGACTGATGGAGATTGGCTCTACGGTGGATCTCCTGAAAATATTAAGACGACCCTCATTAACGGACGCAATGGAGTGATGCCTGCATATGGACATCTCGAGACTGCGCAGATTGTAGATTTAGCCAACTATGTTCGCAGTTTGTCTGGTCTGCCTGCTGATGAGACAAAAGTTGCTGGTGGTGCAGAAGTATTTAAATCCAATTGCGTGGCGTGTCATGGCGTGGATGGTAAGGGCAATATTGCCTTGGGTGCGCCTAACCTGACTGATAAGACTTGGCTATATGGTGGATCAGAGGCAACTATTGTGGAGACTCTTACTAAAGGCCGGATGGCCATGATGCCATCTCAAGATAAAGTATTGAGCCCTGAAAAGATTCATCTTTTGACTGCTTATGTTTGGGGTTTGTCCAACAACAAGACAACTGCAGCTAAGTAA
- a CDS encoding CcoQ/FixQ family Cbb3-type cytochrome c oxidase assembly chaperone: MEQITAYLSAFSTVIGLAFFVGIVWWAWSPGRKSANEESAELPFDLPDEFSKDKS, translated from the coding sequence ATGGAACAGATCACAGCTTATCTCTCCGCTTTTTCGACCGTCATTGGACTCGCCTTTTTTGTAGGAATTGTTTGGTGGGCCTGGTCTCCAGGTAGAAAGTCGGCCAATGAAGAATCAGCCGAACTTCCATTTGATCTTCCAGATGAATTTAGTAAGGACAAATCATGA
- the ccoO gene encoding cytochrome-c oxidase, cbb3-type subunit II, with product MSSENKFFSHGTLEKNVGWLIIATIIVVSIAGLVQIVPLFFQHTTTEPSPGVAPYTALRLAGRDIYQREGCVGCHSQQIRTLRSEVERYGPYSLAGESVFDHPFLWGSKRTGPDLARVGARYSDDWHRIHLRNPRDVVPESNMPGYPWLQKSAADASSIQSHMVAMRRLGVPYTDEMIANAPKELEGKTEEDALIAYLQGLGINRRYIIVDEVVAK from the coding sequence ATGTCTAGCGAAAATAAATTCTTTTCCCACGGAACGCTTGAAAAAAATGTTGGCTGGTTAATTATTGCCACCATCATTGTGGTATCGATTGCTGGTTTAGTGCAAATCGTTCCTCTATTCTTTCAGCACACAACCACTGAACCAAGCCCTGGTGTAGCGCCATACACAGCATTGCGTTTGGCTGGCCGCGATATCTATCAGCGTGAAGGTTGTGTTGGCTGTCACTCACAGCAGATCCGTACATTACGCTCAGAGGTTGAGCGTTACGGCCCTTATTCCTTGGCTGGCGAGTCAGTATTTGATCATCCGTTCTTATGGGGTAGTAAACGTACTGGCCCTGACTTAGCTCGCGTTGGCGCTCGTTACTCCGATGATTGGCATCGTATCCACTTGCGTAACCCGCGTGATGTGGTTCCTGAGTCCAATATGCCTGGTTACCCTTGGTTACAGAAAAGTGCTGCAGATGCTTCTTCGATTCAGTCTCATATGGTGGCAATGCGTCGTTTAGGTGTTCCTTACACTGATGAGATGATTGCTAACGCTCCTAAGGAGTTGGAAGGTAAGACTGAAGAGGATGCTTTAATTGCCTACCTTCAAGGTTTAGGTATTAATCGTCGCTACATCATTGTTGATGAAGTTGTTGCGAAATAA
- the ccoN gene encoding cytochrome-c oxidase, cbb3-type subunit I yields MGLTVGSNQNTFNYKVVSQFAIVTVLWGIVGMLVGVVLAAQLIWPDITFNIPWLSYGRLRPLHTNAVIFAFGGSALFATSYYIVQRTCQARLFCDKLAAFTFWGWQLVIVLAAITLPLGISSSKEYAELEWPIDILITLVWVAYAVVFFGTIMKRKTKHIYVSNWFFGAYILTIAILHIFNNLEMPASMWKSYSAYAGVQDAMVQWWYGHNAVGFFLTTSFLGMMYYFIPKQAERPIYSYRLSIVHFWALNFTYMWAGPHHLQHTSLPDWTQSLGTVFSIILLAPSWGGMINGIMTLSGAWFKLRTDPILKFLVVALSFYGMSTFEGSMMSIKTVNSLSHYTDWTIGHVHSGALGWVAMITIGSLYYLIPRLVGQKDMYSTRLIEVHFWIATIGVVLYIAAMWIAGVMQGLMWRAFEPDGTLTYSFVESVKATYPFYVIRLLGGLCYLGGMFLMAYNVYKTVIGKTFVNAPIPQTSAVVH; encoded by the coding sequence ATGGGACTTACCGTGGGGAGCAATCAAAATACCTTCAATTACAAGGTTGTTAGCCAATTTGCCATCGTTACGGTACTTTGGGGAATTGTGGGTATGCTCGTGGGGGTTGTCCTGGCGGCACAGCTAATTTGGCCTGACATCACTTTTAATATTCCTTGGTTAAGTTACGGTCGCTTACGTCCATTGCATACCAATGCGGTCATTTTCGCATTCGGTGGATCGGCCTTATTTGCAACGTCCTATTACATCGTGCAGCGCACATGTCAGGCAAGACTCTTTTGCGATAAGCTAGCCGCTTTTACTTTCTGGGGTTGGCAGTTGGTGATTGTGCTAGCCGCAATTACTTTACCTCTGGGTATATCAAGCTCTAAAGAGTACGCAGAACTGGAGTGGCCAATTGATATTCTGATCACTTTGGTTTGGGTTGCCTATGCTGTGGTGTTTTTCGGCACCATTATGAAACGTAAAACAAAGCATATTTATGTCTCCAATTGGTTCTTCGGTGCGTATATCCTGACCATTGCCATTCTGCATATTTTTAATAATTTGGAAATGCCAGCCAGCATGTGGAAATCCTATTCCGCATATGCCGGGGTACAAGATGCCATGGTGCAATGGTGGTATGGCCACAATGCGGTTGGCTTCTTCTTAACGACCAGCTTCTTGGGCATGATGTACTACTTCATTCCTAAACAAGCAGAACGTCCAATCTATTCATATCGTTTGTCCATAGTCCATTTCTGGGCTTTGAACTTCACCTATATGTGGGCGGGACCCCATCATTTGCAACATACATCCTTGCCTGACTGGACACAGTCCCTTGGAACTGTGTTCTCAATTATTTTGTTGGCTCCATCATGGGGCGGCATGATCAACGGCATCATGACTTTGTCCGGTGCTTGGTTTAAATTGCGCACGGATCCAATCTTAAAATTCTTGGTAGTGGCATTGTCTTTCTACGGTATGTCCACGTTTGAAGGTTCAATGATGTCTATCAAGACTGTGAATAGCTTGTCGCATTACACCGACTGGACTATTGGTCACGTTCATTCAGGAGCCCTAGGGTGGGTTGCCATGATTACGATTGGCTCCCTGTACTACCTCATCCCCCGTTTAGTAGGGCAAAAAGATATGTACAGCACCCGCTTGATTGAGGTGCATTTCTGGATCGCTACGATCGGTGTGGTGCTTTACATCGCTGCGATGTGGATTGCCGGAGTAATGCAAGGCTTGATGTGGAGAGCATTTGAACCAGACGGTACATTGACTTACAGCTTTGTTGAGTCTGTAAAGGCAACCTATCCTTTTTATGTGATCCGTTTGTTAGGCGGCCTCTGTTACTTAGGCGGTATGTTCTTGATGGCATATAACGTTTATAAGACAGTGATTGGTAAAACATTCGTCAATGCCCCCATTCCACAAACATCTGCAGTTGTTCACTAA
- the ccoS gene encoding cbb3-type cytochrome oxidase assembly protein CcoS, producing the protein MESLFLLIPISLLLIGLLAWIFFWSVKAGQFDDLDGPGEAILMDDDTPKSKNISDHYKK; encoded by the coding sequence ATGGAAAGCCTTTTTCTCTTAATCCCTATTTCCTTGCTTTTAATCGGGCTCTTGGCCTGGATTTTCTTTTGGTCTGTGAAGGCGGGTCAATTTGATGATCTAGACGGTCCGGGGGAGGCGATTTTGATGGATGACGATACGCCTAAATCCAAAAATATCAGTGATCACTATAAAAAATAA